The following proteins are co-located in the Chromatiales bacterium genome:
- the tatC gene encoding twin-arginine translocase subunit TatC has translation MSESRNNPDAQEETQEQGFLAHLFELRDRLLRIVLVLVVGLLVLLPFSQEIFTWFSAPLNAPIVDIAPSLGEEDKLPTEVQQISTKPMDLIMVQLKLLLLLVVVVTLPYLLYQIWGFVAPGLYRHEKRLAAPLLVSSVLLFYLGVAFAYLVVVPMVMRFLISFAPAGVAVMPDIAAYYDFSLMLYFAFGIAFEVPVATVLLVASGIATPDGLAAKRPYVVVGAFIIGMFMTPPDVISQVMLAVPMWLLFEIGLIVSRVFLKKQAAEDAADEDEYRPLSDEEMDAELDAIERAEAEEALRERQIRPPEDDGKP, from the coding sequence ATGAGCGAAAGCCGCAATAACCCGGACGCCCAGGAGGAGACGCAGGAGCAGGGGTTTCTCGCCCATCTGTTCGAGCTGCGCGACCGCCTGCTACGCATCGTGCTGGTGCTGGTGGTGGGCCTGCTGGTGTTGCTGCCCTTCTCCCAGGAGATCTTCACCTGGTTCTCCGCCCCGCTGAACGCTCCCATCGTCGATATCGCGCCCAGCCTCGGCGAGGAGGACAAGCTGCCCACCGAGGTGCAGCAGATCAGCACCAAGCCCATGGATCTCATCATGGTGCAGCTCAAGCTGCTGCTGCTGCTGGTCGTGGTGGTGACCCTGCCGTACCTGCTGTACCAGATCTGGGGCTTCGTCGCCCCTGGCCTCTATCGCCACGAGAAGCGGCTGGCCGCGCCCCTGCTGGTGTCCAGCGTACTCCTCTTCTACCTCGGGGTGGCCTTTGCCTACCTCGTGGTGGTGCCGATGGTGATGCGCTTTCTCATCAGCTTCGCCCCCGCGGGCGTGGCGGTGATGCCGGACATCGCCGCCTATTACGACTTCTCGCTGATGCTGTATTTCGCCTTCGGTATCGCCTTCGAGGTGCCGGTGGCCACCGTGCTGCTGGTCGCCAGCGGCATCGCCACGCCCGACGGGCTCGCCGCCAAGCGCCCCTATGTGGTGGTCGGGGCCTTCATCATCGGCATGTTCATGACGCCCCCGGACGTCATCTCCCAGGTGATGCTGGCAGTCCCCATGTGGTTGCTGTTCGAGATCGGCCTGATCGTCTCGCGCGTCTTCCTGAAGAAGCAGGCGGCGGAAGACGCGGCGGACGAGGATGAGTACCGGCCGCTCAGCGACGAGGAGATGGATGCCGAGCTCGATGCCATCGAGCGTGCCGAGGCCGAAGAGGCGCTGCGCGAGCGCCAGATCCGGCCGCCGGAGGACGACGGCAAGCCCTGA
- the gltB gene encoding glutamate synthase large subunit, with the protein MTLKHAPAGLYRPEFERDNCGFGLIAQMDNQPSHWLVDTAIHALERLTHRGAVAADGKTGDGCGLLLKKPDGFLRSIAAEAGIELGALYGVGMVFLSTDATQAASAREVLEAQLREEGLIVAGWREVPTNPEACGEEALKTLPAIMQVFVNAPEGMDETVLERHLFVARRRAEIALKGQDEVFYVPSLSARVLSFKGLVMPANLPVFYQDLQDERLESSLCVFHQRFSTNTWPQWRLAQPFRFLAHNGEINTVRGNRNWAQARAYKFASPHLPKLSELLPLVNMEGSDSSSMDNMLEVLLAGGMDIFRAMRLLIPPAWQNIEHMDADLRAFYEYNSMHMEPWDGPAGVVLTDGRHAACTLDRNGLRPARYVVTKDRHITLASEVGVYDYAPEDVVSKGRLKPGQMIAVDTETGELILPEQIDDMLKSRQPYRKWLDENAAHLETSLEGGELTTSPLGEERLAVYEKMFNVNFEERDQILRPTAEAGQEAVGSMGDDTPFPVLSAQVRSPYDSFRQQFAQVTNPPIDPIRESIVMSLGTCLGAERNLFDEGPEHARRLVINSPVLSERAFNQILNLGEGYAPAPIDLNRPDDQPLDAAVDAICDEAVAAVRAGKTLIVLSDRAIAEGRLPVHALLATGAVHHRLIREGLRCDANLIVETATARDSHHFACLIGYGATAIYPYLAYESLQGMVERGEIQDRDSAALANAYRKGIGKGLYKIMSKMGISTIASYRGSQLFEIVGLHEEVVNRCFPGTVSRVQGINFADLKTDQQKLARSAWNLRKTISQGGLLKYVHGGEYHAYNPDVVQTMHKAVVSGDYRDWQAHADLINNRPPMVLRDLLKLRSDAKPIPLEEVEPVESILKRFDSAGMSLGALSPEAHETLAEAMNRLGARSNSGEGGEDPVRYGTEKMSKIKQIASGRFGVTPHYLVNAEVLQIKVAQGAKPGEGGQLPAHKVNDMIAKLRYSKPGVALISPPPHHDIYSIEDLAQLIFDLKQINPKALVSVKLVAEAGVGTIAAGVAKAYADLITISGYDGGTGASPLTSVKYAGGPWELGLTETHQTLRANNLRDKVRVQTDGGLKTGLDVIKAAILGAESFGFGTGPMVAMGCKYLRICHLNNCATGVATQDKVLRMNHFVGKVEMVMNYFRFIAEEARHWMASIGVRRLTDLIGRTDLLEVSPGVTDRQARLDYSQILSDAGVDPDQPQFCVEPHNAPFDKGELAEQMVADMLPAIEAASGGEFSYAVRNTHRSIGARVSGEIALRHGNYGMSDKPLVVRLKGTAGQSFGVWNAGGLHLYLEGDANDYVGKGMAAGKLVIAPPKGSGFRSNEAAIMGNTCLYGATGGKLFAAGLAGERFGVRNSGAIAVVEGAGDHACEYMTGGVICVLGKTGVNFGAGMTGGFAFVLDEDNSFQDRYNHELIDTHRLVPSHMEEHRNYLQGLIREFVAETGSAWGQQILDDFSAYLPKFWLIKPKAAELETLMQSLEKAA; encoded by the coding sequence ATGACTCTCAAGCACGCGCCGGCGGGCCTGTATCGCCCGGAATTCGAACGCGACAACTGTGGTTTCGGACTGATCGCGCAGATGGACAACCAGCCCAGTCACTGGCTGGTCGACACCGCGATCCACGCCCTGGAGCGGCTGACGCATCGAGGCGCGGTGGCCGCCGACGGCAAGACCGGCGACGGCTGCGGTCTGCTGCTGAAAAAGCCCGACGGCTTCCTGCGCAGCATCGCCGCCGAGGCCGGCATCGAACTCGGCGCACTGTATGGCGTGGGCATGGTGTTCCTCAGCACCGATGCGACCCAGGCGGCCAGTGCCCGTGAGGTGCTGGAGGCCCAACTGCGCGAGGAAGGCCTGATCGTCGCCGGCTGGCGCGAGGTGCCGACCAACCCGGAGGCCTGCGGCGAGGAGGCCCTGAAGACCCTGCCCGCCATCATGCAGGTCTTCGTCAATGCCCCGGAGGGCATGGACGAGACCGTGCTGGAACGTCACCTGTTCGTCGCCCGCCGACGCGCGGAGATCGCGCTCAAGGGCCAGGACGAGGTCTTCTACGTCCCCAGCCTGTCCGCGCGCGTACTCTCCTTCAAGGGGCTGGTGATGCCGGCCAACCTGCCGGTGTTCTACCAGGACCTCCAGGACGAGCGCCTGGAGTCCTCGCTGTGCGTGTTCCACCAGCGCTTCTCCACCAACACCTGGCCGCAGTGGCGCCTGGCCCAGCCGTTCCGCTTCCTGGCCCACAACGGTGAGATCAACACCGTGCGCGGCAACCGCAACTGGGCCCAGGCGCGTGCCTACAAGTTCGCCTCCCCGCACCTGCCGAAACTCTCCGAGCTGCTGCCGCTGGTGAACATGGAAGGCTCCGATTCCTCCAGCATGGACAACATGCTGGAGGTCCTGCTGGCCGGCGGCATGGACATCTTCCGTGCCATGCGCCTGCTGATCCCGCCGGCCTGGCAGAACATCGAGCACATGGACGCCGACCTGCGTGCCTTCTATGAATACAACTCCATGCACATGGAGCCCTGGGACGGCCCCGCCGGCGTGGTACTCACCGACGGCCGCCATGCCGCCTGCACCCTGGACCGCAACGGCCTGCGCCCGGCACGCTACGTGGTCACCAAGGACCGCCACATCACCCTGGCCTCCGAGGTCGGTGTGTACGACTACGCCCCGGAGGACGTGGTCAGCAAGGGCCGCCTCAAGCCCGGGCAGATGATCGCGGTGGATACCGAGACTGGCGAGCTGATCCTGCCCGAACAGATCGACGACATGCTCAAGTCGCGCCAGCCCTACCGCAAGTGGCTGGACGAGAATGCGGCCCACCTCGAGACCTCGCTGGAGGGCGGCGAGCTCACCACCTCGCCCCTGGGCGAGGAACGCCTGGCCGTGTACGAGAAGATGTTCAACGTGAACTTCGAGGAGCGCGACCAGATCCTGCGCCCCACCGCCGAGGCCGGCCAGGAGGCCGTGGGCTCGATGGGCGACGACACGCCCTTCCCGGTGCTGTCCGCCCAGGTGCGCTCGCCCTACGACAGCTTCCGCCAGCAGTTCGCCCAGGTCACCAACCCGCCGATCGACCCGATCCGCGAGTCCATCGTCATGTCGCTGGGCACCTGCCTGGGCGCCGAGCGCAACCTGTTCGACGAGGGGCCGGAACACGCCCGCCGCCTGGTGATCAACTCGCCGGTGTTGAGCGAGCGCGCCTTCAACCAGATCCTGAACCTCGGCGAGGGCTACGCCCCGGCGCCCATCGACCTCAACCGGCCCGACGACCAACCGCTGGACGCGGCCGTGGACGCCATCTGCGACGAGGCCGTGGCCGCCGTGCGCGCCGGCAAGACCCTGATCGTGCTGTCCGACCGCGCGATTGCCGAAGGCCGCCTGCCGGTGCATGCCCTCCTGGCCACCGGCGCGGTGCATCACCGCCTGATCCGCGAGGGCCTGCGCTGCGACGCCAACCTCATCGTCGAAACCGCCACCGCGCGCGACTCGCACCACTTCGCCTGCCTGATCGGCTACGGTGCCACCGCCATCTATCCCTATCTCGCCTACGAGAGCCTGCAGGGCATGGTGGAACGCGGCGAGATCCAGGACCGCGACAGCGCCGCCCTGGCCAACGCCTACCGCAAGGGCATCGGCAAGGGGCTGTACAAGATCATGTCCAAGATGGGCATCTCGACCATCGCGAGCTATCGCGGTTCGCAGCTGTTCGAGATCGTCGGCCTGCACGAGGAGGTGGTGAACCGCTGCTTCCCCGGCACCGTAAGCCGCGTCCAGGGCATCAACTTTGCCGACCTCAAGACCGACCAGCAGAAGCTCGCCCGCAGCGCCTGGAACCTGCGCAAGACCATCAGCCAGGGCGGCCTGCTCAAGTACGTGCACGGCGGCGAGTACCACGCCTACAACCCGGACGTGGTGCAAACCATGCACAAGGCCGTGGTCTCCGGCGACTACCGCGACTGGCAGGCCCATGCCGACCTGATCAACAACCGTCCGCCCATGGTGCTGCGCGACCTGCTGAAACTGCGCAGCGACGCCAAACCGATCCCGCTCGAAGAGGTGGAGCCGGTCGAGTCCATCCTCAAGCGCTTCGACTCGGCGGGCATGTCCCTGGGCGCGCTCTCCCCCGAGGCCCACGAGACCCTGGCCGAGGCCATGAACCGCCTGGGCGCGCGCTCCAACTCCGGCGAGGGCGGCGAGGACCCGGTGCGTTACGGCACCGAGAAGATGTCCAAGATCAAGCAGATCGCCTCCGGGCGCTTTGGCGTGACCCCCCACTACCTGGTCAATGCCGAGGTCCTGCAGATCAAGGTCGCCCAGGGCGCCAAGCCCGGCGAGGGCGGCCAGCTGCCGGCGCACAAGGTCAACGACATGATCGCGAAGCTGCGCTACTCCAAGCCCGGCGTGGCCCTCATCTCGCCGCCGCCGCACCATGACATCTACTCGATCGAGGACCTGGCCCAGCTGATCTTCGACCTGAAGCAGATCAACCCGAAGGCCCTGGTCTCGGTGAAGCTGGTGGCCGAGGCCGGCGTGGGCACCATCGCCGCCGGCGTGGCCAAGGCCTATGCCGACCTCATCACCATCTCCGGCTACGACGGCGGCACCGGCGCAAGCCCGCTGACCTCGGTGAAATACGCCGGCGGCCCGTGGGAACTGGGGCTCACCGAGACCCACCAGACCCTGCGCGCCAACAACCTGCGCGACAAGGTGCGGGTGCAGACCGACGGCGGCCTGAAGACCGGCCTGGACGTGATCAAGGCCGCCATCCTCGGCGCCGAGAGCTTCGGCTTCGGCACCGGCCCCATGGTCGCCATGGGCTGCAAGTATCTGCGCATCTGCCACCTGAACAACTGCGCCACCGGCGTGGCCACCCAGGACAAGGTCCTGCGCATGAACCACTTCGTCGGCAAGGTGGAGATGGTGATGAACTACTTCCGCTTCATCGCCGAGGAGGCCCGTCACTGGATGGCGAGCATCGGCGTGCGCCGGCTCACCGACCTGATCGGCCGCACCGACCTGCTGGAAGTCTCGCCGGGCGTGACCGACCGCCAGGCACGCCTGGACTACAGCCAGATCCTCTCCGATGCCGGCGTGGATCCGGACCAGCCGCAGTTCTGCGTGGAGCCGCACAACGCGCCCTTCGACAAGGGCGAGCTGGCCGAACAGATGGTGGCCGATATGCTGCCGGCCATCGAGGCGGCAAGCGGCGGCGAGTTCAGCTACGCGGTGCGCAACACCCATCGCTCCATCGGTGCACGTGTCTCCGGCGAGATCGCCCTGCGTCACGGCAACTACGGCATGAGCGACAAGCCGCTGGTGGTGCGCCTGAAGGGCACCGCCGGGCAGAGCTTCGGCGTGTGGAATGCCGGCGGTCTGCACCTTTACCTCGAGGGCGACGCCAACGACTACGTGGGCAAGGGCATGGCGGCCGGCAAGCTGGTCATCGCCCCGCCAAAGGGCAGCGGCTTCCGCTCCAACGAGGCGGCCATCATGGGCAACACCTGCCTCTACGGCGCCACCGGCGGCAAGCTGTTCGCCGCGGGCCTGGCCGGCGAACGCTTCGGCGTGCGCAACTCCGGGGCCATCGCCGTGGTCGAGGGCGCGGGCGACCACGCCTGCGAGTACATGACCGGCGGCGTGATCTGCGTGCTCGGCAAGACCGGCGTGAACTTCGGTGCCGGCATGACCGGTGGCTTCGCCTTCGTGCTGGACGAGGACAACAGCTTCCAGGATCGCTACAACCACGAGCTGATCGACACGCATCGCCTGGTGCCGTCGCACATGGAGGAGCATCGCAACTACCTCCAGGGCCTGATCCGCGAGTTCGTGGCCGAGACCGGCAGCGCCTGGGGCCAGCAGATCCTCGACGACTTCAGCGCCTATCTGCCGAAGTTCTGGCTGATCAAGCCCAAGGCCGCCGAACTCGAGACGCTGATGCAGTCGCTGGAAAAGGCCGCCTGA
- the tatB gene encoding twin-arginine translocase subunit TatB has product MFDAGITEFLLIMVVALLVVGPERLPGLARKAGYWVGRARSYVQSMRSDIEREFQADEFKRMLGEQEEELNRLKRMMDETREQVKQEVDDTGYLVRAIADESPAREPANETAPRIEKPADAPADDASSHERKPQ; this is encoded by the coding sequence ATGTTCGACGCCGGGATCACGGAATTCCTGCTCATCATGGTGGTGGCGCTGCTCGTTGTCGGGCCCGAGCGCCTGCCCGGCCTTGCGCGCAAGGCCGGCTACTGGGTGGGCCGTGCCCGCTCCTACGTGCAGAGCATGCGCTCGGACATCGAACGCGAGTTCCAGGCCGACGAATTCAAGCGCATGCTGGGTGAGCAGGAAGAGGAGCTCAACCGCCTCAAGCGCATGATGGACGAGACGCGCGAGCAGGTGAAGCAGGAGGTGGACGACACCGGTTACCTGGTGCGCGCCATCGCCGACGAGTCCCCGGCCAGGGAACCGGCGAACGAGACCGCCCCGCGCATCGAGAAGCCCGCAGATGCCCCCGCCGACGACGCGAGTTCGCATGAGCGAAAGCCGCAATAA
- a CDS encoding 2,3-bisphosphoglycerate-independent phosphoglycerate mutase: protein MADERPAPRRPTILIIMDGVGVNPSKVNNAVHEATTPRLDEYFSRYPHTCIEASGRAVGLPVGQMGNSEVGHLTIGCGSVVRQDLVRIDDAISDGSFAENSALLAAVQAAKAAERPLHLLGLVSNGGVHSHIKHLLALIKMCRKAGVKPVVHMITDGRDTAPKSATSFLPELMKRLDKAGGSIATICGRYWAMDRDNRWDRTKLAWDAIVNGEGKSVPSAEAGILAAYEEGQTDEFIKPLILPHAETVQPGDSLVFFNFRNDRPRQLAEALALEAFDGFNRGDYQPITVTCLTEYDPKLLSPIGFPPERPATTLAEVVSLAGYKQFHCAETEKYAHVTFFLNGGREEPFAGEDRVMVPSPSVDTYDQQPEMSAAQVADEVIKAMEERKYAFIIVNFANGDMVGHTAVPEAVVQAVEALDREVGRVLDKAVECEYSVVLTADHGNCDEYVDPITGEPHTQHTVYPVPLMVIDQSTWRLATGGGLSCIAPTVLQLMGLPKPKAMKGKTMLLEEIKMA, encoded by the coding sequence ATGGCCGACGAACGCCCAGCGCCCCGACGCCCGACGATCCTCATCATCATGGATGGGGTCGGCGTCAATCCATCCAAGGTGAACAATGCCGTCCACGAGGCGACCACGCCGCGGCTGGACGAGTATTTCTCCCGTTACCCGCATACCTGCATCGAGGCCTCCGGCCGCGCCGTGGGTCTGCCGGTGGGGCAGATGGGCAACTCGGAGGTCGGGCACCTCACCATCGGCTGTGGCTCGGTGGTGCGGCAGGACCTGGTGCGTATCGACGACGCCATCTCCGACGGCAGCTTCGCCGAGAACAGTGCCCTGCTCGCCGCGGTGCAGGCGGCCAAGGCGGCCGAGCGCCCCCTGCACCTGCTCGGGCTGGTCTCCAACGGCGGGGTGCACAGCCACATCAAGCACCTGCTGGCACTGATCAAGATGTGTCGCAAGGCCGGCGTGAAGCCGGTGGTGCACATGATCACCGATGGCCGCGACACGGCACCCAAGTCGGCCACCAGCTTCCTCCCCGAGCTCATGAAGCGGCTGGACAAGGCCGGCGGCTCGATCGCGACCATCTGCGGCCGCTACTGGGCCATGGACCGCGACAACCGCTGGGACCGCACCAAGCTGGCCTGGGACGCCATCGTCAACGGCGAGGGCAAGTCCGTGCCCTCTGCCGAGGCCGGCATCCTGGCCGCCTATGAGGAGGGGCAGACCGACGAGTTCATCAAGCCGCTGATCCTGCCGCATGCCGAGACGGTGCAGCCGGGCGACTCGCTGGTGTTCTTCAACTTCCGCAACGACCGCCCGCGCCAGCTGGCAGAGGCGCTGGCGCTGGAGGCCTTCGACGGCTTCAATCGCGGCGATTACCAGCCGATTACCGTCACCTGTCTCACCGAATACGATCCCAAGCTGCTCTCGCCCATCGGCTTCCCGCCCGAGCGGCCGGCCACCACCCTGGCCGAGGTCGTGAGCCTGGCCGGCTACAAGCAGTTCCACTGCGCCGAGACCGAGAAATATGCCCACGTCACCTTCTTCCTCAACGGGGGGCGCGAGGAGCCGTTCGCCGGCGAGGACCGGGTGATGGTGCCGTCGCCGTCCGTGGATACCTATGACCAGCAGCCGGAGATGAGCGCCGCCCAGGTGGCCGATGAGGTCATCAAGGCCATGGAGGAGCGCAAGTACGCCTTCATCATCGTCAATTTCGCCAACGGCGACATGGTGGGTCATACCGCCGTGCCCGAGGCCGTGGTGCAGGCCGTGGAGGCCCTGGACCGCGAGGTCGGCCGTGTGCTCGACAAGGCGGTGGAATGCGAGTATTCGGTCGTCCTCACCGCCGATCACGGCAACTGCGACGAGTACGTCGATCCGATCACCGGCGAGCCGCATACCCAGCACACCGTCTATCCGGTACCACTGATGGTCATCGACCAGTCGACCTGGCGGTTGGCCACCGGCGGCGGGCTGTCCTGCATCGCCCCCACCGTGCTGCAGCTCATGGGCCTCCCCAAGCCCAAGGCGATGAAGGGCAAGACCATGCTGCTGGAAGAGATCAAGATGGCCTGA
- a CDS encoding DNA primase: MAGRIPQHFIDELLARVDIVDVIDARVPLKKRGREHVACCPFHSEKTPSFYVSPQKQFYHCFGCGAHGTALGFLMEYEHMDFVEAIEQLAGSIGLEVPREGGEAPARPKREFEALYGVMEQAAEYYRQQLRHSPRAVDYLKGRGLSGQVAADYGLGYAPAGWDGLLQQLGSGAAAAMHQAGLLIQKDSGGYYDRFRDRVMFPIRDRRGRVIAFGGRILDQGEPKYLNSPETPIFHKGRELYGLYEARKASSRLERILVVEGYMDVIALAQHGITNAVATLGTATTGEHLETLYRVVPSVVFCFDGDRAGRQAAWRALEHALPVLRDGLEAYCLFLPEGEDPDTLVRQLGREGFEKAVDGAMGLSDFLIQGLRERHNVLSHEGRAHLADDARKLIRELTPGFLREQLLTELARLLNLSPERLERHLGDADAAPLPEATPRPQRAPARHQLHMTPVRLAIALLLIQPALATALEPVPELVTPDIPGSELLVELLETARSSPHLSTAAMIERFRERQEYPHLLKLLEWEPAASDDDTLRRMFLDAITRLVSKRAELRTEHLLHKSRVQGLDPEEKAELNALLSRRATR, encoded by the coding sequence ATGGCCGGCCGCATCCCGCAGCACTTCATCGACGAGCTCCTCGCCCGCGTCGACATCGTCGACGTGATCGACGCCCGCGTGCCGCTGAAAAAGCGCGGCCGCGAACACGTCGCCTGCTGTCCCTTCCACAGCGAGAAGACCCCCTCCTTCTACGTCAGCCCGCAGAAGCAGTTCTATCACTGCTTCGGCTGCGGGGCGCACGGCACCGCGCTCGGCTTCCTGATGGAATACGAGCACATGGACTTCGTCGAGGCCATCGAGCAGCTGGCCGGCTCCATCGGGCTGGAGGTGCCGCGCGAGGGCGGCGAGGCCCCGGCCCGGCCGAAGCGCGAATTCGAGGCCCTCTACGGCGTCATGGAACAGGCCGCCGAGTACTATCGTCAGCAGCTGCGCCACAGCCCGCGGGCGGTGGACTACCTCAAGGGCCGGGGGCTCTCCGGCCAGGTGGCCGCCGACTACGGACTGGGTTACGCCCCGGCGGGCTGGGACGGCCTGCTGCAGCAGCTGGGCAGCGGCGCCGCAGCGGCCATGCACCAGGCCGGCCTGCTGATCCAGAAGGACAGCGGTGGCTACTACGACCGCTTCCGCGACCGCGTGATGTTCCCCATCCGCGACCGGCGCGGCCGGGTGATCGCCTTCGGCGGCCGCATCCTCGACCAGGGCGAACCCAAGTACCTCAACTCGCCCGAGACCCCCATCTTCCACAAGGGGCGCGAACTCTACGGGCTCTACGAGGCACGCAAGGCCTCCTCGCGGCTCGAGCGCATCCTCGTGGTCGAGGGCTACATGGACGTGATCGCGCTGGCCCAGCACGGCATCACCAACGCCGTCGCCACCCTGGGCACCGCCACCACCGGCGAGCACCTGGAGACCCTGTACCGCGTGGTGCCGAGCGTCGTGTTCTGCTTCGACGGCGACCGTGCCGGCCGGCAGGCCGCCTGGCGGGCCCTGGAGCATGCCCTGCCGGTGCTGCGCGACGGGCTGGAGGCCTATTGCCTGTTCCTGCCCGAGGGCGAGGACCCGGACACCCTGGTGCGCCAGCTCGGCCGCGAGGGCTTCGAGAAGGCGGTGGACGGCGCCATGGGCCTGTCCGACTTCCTCATCCAGGGCCTGCGGGAGCGGCACAACGTGCTGAGCCACGAGGGGCGCGCCCACCTGGCCGACGATGCGCGCAAGCTCATCCGGGAACTCACCCCCGGCTTCTTGCGCGAACAACTGCTCACCGAGCTCGCGCGGCTGCTGAACCTCAGTCCGGAACGCCTGGAGCGCCACCTCGGCGACGCGGACGCGGCGCCCCTGCCCGAGGCCACGCCCCGCCCCCAGCGCGCCCCCGCGCGTCACCAGCTGCACATGACTCCGGTACGCCTGGCCATCGCCCTGCTGCTCATCCAGCCGGCGCTGGCCACCGCGCTCGAACCGGTGCCGGAGCTGGTCACCCCGGACATCCCGGGCAGCGAGCTGCTGGTGGAGCTGCTTGAAACCGCCCGCAGCAGCCCCCATCTCAGTACGGCGGCGATGATCGAACGCTTCCGCGAGCGGCAGGAATACCCACATCTACTAAAATTGCTGGAGTGGGAACCGGCCGCGAGCGACGACGACACCCTCCGCCGGATGTTCCTGGACGCCATCACGCGCCTGGTCTCGAAACGTGCCGAACTGCGCACCGAGCACCTGCTGCACAAGTCCCGCGTCCAGGGGCTGGATCCCGAGGAAAAGGCCGAACTCAACGCCCTGCTGAGCCGCCGGGCGACCCGCTGA
- the rpoD gene encoding RNA polymerase sigma factor RpoD, with amino-acid sequence MDQAQEQQSRLKELIAKGKEQGYLTYAEVNDHLPDTIVDPEQIEDIVGMINDMGITVHEQAPDSDSLLLSDSSVNADEDAAEEAAAALASVDSDFGRTTDPVRMYMREMGTVELLTREGEIKIAKRIEDGLSQVLFALAHYPSSIARLLAEWEKVDAGEQKLTDLLTGFIDPNADDEIPQPAAANDDNGAAASSDSSDDDSDSDSDDDDDDSSEEPEDTGPDPEEARARFTQLRALYDEAVIAGQKGHHVKYRKQREELASLFMQIKLVPRLVDELTNELRDMIERIRTHERHVMELCVNQAHMPRKTFIDTFPENETNLKWLDSHLKGKHKYIDALKELKDEILRTQKKLVTIEQESQLSISEIKDINRRMSIGEAKARRAKKEMVEANLRLVISIAKKYTNRGLQFLDLIQEGNIGLMKAVDKFEYRRGYKFSTYATWWIRQAITRSIADQARTIRIPVHMIETINKLNRISRQMLQEMGREATPEELAERMEMPEDKVRKVLKIAKEPISMETPIGDDEDSHLGDFIEDANVMSPVDSATSESLSEATREVLASLTPREAKVLRMRFGIDMNTDHTLEEVGKQFDVTRERIRQIEAKALRKLRHPTRSELLRSFLDLE; translated from the coding sequence ATGGACCAGGCACAAGAGCAGCAGTCACGCCTCAAAGAATTGATCGCCAAGGGCAAGGAACAGGGCTACCTGACCTATGCCGAGGTCAACGATCACCTCCCGGACACCATCGTCGATCCGGAGCAGATCGAGGACATCGTTGGCATGATCAACGACATGGGCATCACCGTGCACGAGCAGGCGCCGGACTCGGACAGCCTGCTGCTGTCCGACAGCTCGGTGAACGCCGACGAGGACGCCGCCGAGGAGGCCGCCGCCGCACTGGCCTCGGTGGACAGCGACTTCGGTCGCACCACCGACCCGGTGCGCATGTACATGCGCGAGATGGGCACGGTGGAACTCCTCACACGCGAGGGCGAGATCAAGATCGCCAAGCGCATCGAGGACGGTCTGAGCCAGGTGCTGTTCGCGCTCGCCCACTACCCGAGCTCCATCGCCCGCCTGCTGGCCGAGTGGGAGAAGGTCGACGCGGGCGAACAGAAGCTCACCGACCTGCTCACCGGCTTCATCGACCCCAACGCCGACGACGAGATCCCGCAGCCGGCTGCCGCCAACGACGACAACGGCGCCGCCGCCAGCTCCGACAGCAGCGATGACGACTCGGACAGCGACTCCGACGACGATGACGACGACTCCTCCGAGGAGCCGGAAGACACCGGCCCCGATCCGGAAGAGGCGCGCGCCCGCTTCACCCAGCTGCGCGCCCTCTACGACGAGGCGGTGATCGCCGGCCAGAAGGGCCATCACGTCAAGTACCGCAAGCAGCGCGAGGAGCTCGCCTCGCTGTTCATGCAGATCAAGCTGGTACCGCGCCTGGTCGACGAGCTCACCAACGAGCTGCGCGACATGATCGAGCGCATCCGCACCCACGAGCGCCACGTGATGGAGCTGTGCGTGAACCAGGCGCACATGCCGCGCAAGACCTTCATCGACACCTTCCCCGAGAACGAGACCAACCTGAAGTGGCTGGACTCGCACCTCAAGGGAAAGCACAAGTACATCGATGCCCTCAAGGAACTGAAGGACGAGATCCTGCGCACGCAGAAGAAGCTGGTCACGATCGAACAGGAGTCGCAGCTCAGCATCTCCGAGATCAAGGACATCAACCGCCGCATGTCCATCGGCGAGGCCAAGGCCCGCCGTGCCAAGAAGGAGATGGTGGAGGCCAACCTGCGCCTGGTGATCTCCATCGCCAAGAAATACACCAACCGCGGCCTGCAGTTCCTGGATCTCATCCAGGAGGGCAACATCGGCCTGATGAAGGCGGTGGACAAGTTCGAATACCGTCGCGGCTACAAGTTCTCGACCTACGCCACCTGGTGGATCCGCCAGGCCATCACCCGCTCCATCGCGGACCAGGCCCGCACCATCCGCATTCCGGTGCACATGATCGAGACCATCAACAAGCTCAACCGCATCTCCCGCCAGATGCTGCAGGAGATGGGCCGCGAGGCCACCCCGGAAGAGCTGGCCGAACGCATGGAGATGCCGGAGGACAAGGTGCGCAAGGTGCTCAAGATCGCCAAGGAGCCGATCTCCATGGAGACGCCCATCGGCGACGACGAGGATTCGCACCTGGGGGATTTCATCGAGGACGCGAACGTGATGTCCCCGGTGGACTCGGCCACCTCCGAGAGCCTCTCCGAGGCCACCCGCGAGGTACTCGCCTCCCTCACGCCGCGCGAGGCCAAGGTGCTGCGCATGCGCTTCGGTATCGACATGAATACCGACCACACGCTGGAAGAGGTCGGCAAGCAGTTCGACGTCACCCGCGAACGCATCCGCCAGATCGAAGCCAAGGCCCTGCGCAAGCTGCGCCACCCGACGCGCTCCGAGCTGCTGCGCAGCTTCCTCGACCTCGAGTAA